One Brachyspira pilosicoli P43/6/78 genomic window carries:
- the lepA gene encoding translation elongation factor 4, which yields MSYAEKIRNFCIIAHVDHGKSTLADRIIEHTKAVSSREMKAQILDSMDIERERGITIKSQAVKLSYQAKDGEVYTLNLIDTPGHVDFNYEVSRSLAACEGAILVVDAAQGVEAQTISNFYLAFENNLEIVPVINKIDLPAANIELCKEQMEKEFGVNKDDIVLASAKNDIGIDEILEAVVKMIPAPKDNTNKKTRALIFDSYYDPFRGAVMIVRIFDGSIKKDDKLLLMETKAEYEVEECGTLLLGLKSANELKSGEVGYIIAGIKNISDIKIGDTITLEENPSDEPLIGYKEVLPMVFAGIFPAEDEDYTNLQKALEKLKLNDASLVYEPERSIALGFGYRCGFLGLLHLEIVQERLEREFNLNLVITSPSVEVKLKLTNGEEKLIDNPADFPSAQYIEKCYEPFINALIIVPTDYLGNIISLCIDRRGTQTSLTYLDDKRAEIKFDLPLIEVVYDFYDKLKSISRGYASFDYDFSDFRESQIEKIDILVHGEVVDALSFMAHRSNAESRGRQIIEKLKHLIPKHMFQIPLQAAIAGRIIARENISALRKNVTAKCYGGDITRKRKLLEKQKEGKKRMKAIGSVEIPQDAFISVLKTDDNNK from the coding sequence ATGTCATACGCAGAGAAAATTAGGAATTTTTGTATTATAGCACATGTTGACCATGGAAAAAGCACTTTAGCCGATAGAATTATAGAACATACTAAAGCAGTATCAAGCAGAGAGATGAAAGCACAAATTTTGGACTCTATGGATATAGAAAGAGAGAGAGGAATAACAATAAAAAGCCAAGCTGTAAAACTTTCTTATCAGGCAAAAGACGGAGAAGTGTATACTCTCAATTTGATTGATACACCAGGACACGTTGACTTTAACTATGAGGTTTCTCGTTCGCTTGCTGCTTGTGAGGGTGCTATACTTGTTGTTGATGCTGCTCAAGGGGTTGAGGCTCAAACTATTTCTAATTTTTATCTTGCTTTTGAAAATAATTTGGAGATTGTACCTGTTATAAACAAAATAGATTTACCTGCTGCTAATATTGAACTTTGTAAAGAGCAGATGGAAAAAGAGTTTGGTGTTAATAAAGATGATATAGTTTTAGCAAGTGCAAAAAATGATATTGGAATAGATGAGATACTTGAAGCGGTTGTTAAGATGATACCAGCTCCTAAGGATAATACTAATAAAAAAACAAGGGCTTTGATATTTGATTCTTATTATGACCCTTTTCGCGGTGCTGTTATGATAGTGAGAATATTTGACGGCTCTATAAAGAAAGATGATAAACTTCTTTTAATGGAGACTAAAGCAGAGTATGAAGTTGAAGAATGCGGCACACTTTTGCTTGGGCTTAAATCTGCTAATGAACTTAAAAGCGGTGAAGTAGGATATATTATTGCAGGTATTAAAAATATATCTGACATAAAAATAGGAGATACTATCACACTTGAAGAAAATCCTTCTGATGAACCTTTGATAGGATATAAAGAAGTTTTACCAATGGTATTTGCTGGTATTTTCCCTGCAGAAGATGAAGATTATACAAATCTACAAAAGGCATTAGAAAAATTAAAACTTAATGATGCTTCTTTGGTTTATGAGCCAGAGCGTTCTATAGCTTTAGGATTTGGATACAGATGTGGTTTCTTAGGACTCTTACATTTAGAGATTGTACAAGAACGCCTTGAAAGAGAGTTTAATCTTAACCTTGTAATAACTAGCCCTTCTGTAGAAGTTAAATTAAAACTCACAAATGGAGAAGAAAAACTAATTGATAACCCTGCAGATTTTCCTTCTGCACAATATATAGAAAAATGTTATGAGCCTTTTATTAATGCTCTTATAATAGTGCCTACTGATTATTTAGGAAATATTATATCTCTTTGTATAGACAGAAGAGGCACTCAAACTTCTCTTACTTATTTAGATGATAAAAGAGCAGAAATAAAATTTGACTTGCCTTTAATAGAAGTAGTGTATGACTTTTATGATAAATTAAAATCTATATCAAGAGGCTATGCTTCTTTCGATTATGATTTTTCAGATTTTAGAGAAAGCCAAATAGAAAAAATAGACATACTTGTTCATGGCGAAGTAGTGGATGCCTTATCATTTATGGCTCATAGAAGCAATGCAGAAAGCAGAGGAAGACAAATTATAGAAAAATTAAAACATCTTATACCAAAGCATATGTTCCAGATTCCTTTGCAAGCAGCAATTGCAGGACGCATAATAGCAAGAGAAAATATAAGTGCATTAAGAAAAAATGTTACAGCTAAATGTTACGGCGGAGACATCACAAGGAAAAGAAAATTATTAGAGAAACAAAAAGAAGGTAAAAAGAGAATGAAAGCTATTGGAAGTGTAGAGATTCCGCAGGATGCATTTATTAGCGTACTTAAAACTGATGATAATAACAAATAA
- a CDS encoding B3/B4 domain-containing protein: protein MKFKIEEKVFNTLDNLCIAFVVAKNIDNRENDKYVMDLLDNNLSKAQKELENIKIKEYSEILCYRNAFEKLSINPNKFLSSIEAILTRVSKGKGFPHINKIVDLVNALSIKYRLPMGSHDIDSMNDDFCVRYSVKGDKFLPFGETEIELLEDNELVYTSGNDIRTRRWIWRQSEYGKIVETTTNIIFPIDGFVGVNDKKVIEARDELESILKELFNCTTTKGFLSKENNESEEF from the coding sequence ATGAAATTCAAAATAGAAGAAAAAGTATTTAACACTCTAGACAATTTATGCATAGCATTTGTTGTAGCTAAAAATATAGACAACAGAGAAAATGATAAGTATGTTATGGATTTGCTTGATAATAACTTATCAAAAGCTCAAAAAGAATTAGAAAATATAAAGATAAAAGAATACAGCGAAATATTATGTTATAGAAATGCTTTTGAAAAATTATCTATTAACCCTAATAAGTTTTTATCTTCAATAGAGGCTATACTTACAAGAGTTTCAAAAGGTAAAGGTTTCCCTCATATAAATAAAATAGTAGATTTAGTTAATGCTTTATCTATAAAATACAGGCTTCCTATGGGTTCGCATGATATTGATTCTATGAATGATGATTTTTGTGTGAGATATTCTGTTAAGGGTGATAAGTTTTTACCTTTTGGGGAGACTGAAATAGAATTATTAGAAGATAATGAACTTGTATACACATCTGGTAACGATATAAGAACAAGAAGATGGATATGGAGACAAAGCGAATACGGAAAGATTGTAGAGACTACAACTAATATTATTTTTCCAATAGATGGCTTTGTTGGGGTTAACGATAAAAAAGTAATAGAGGCTAGAGATGAGCTTGAAAGTATTTTAAAAGAATTATTTAATTGCACCACTACAAAAGGTTTTTTAAGCAAAGAAAATAATGAATCTGAAGAGTTTTAA
- a CDS encoding metal ABC transporter ATP-binding protein has translation MENIISFKNVHFGYTQEDILKCISFDINKGDFVSIIGSNGAGKSTILKLILGEINQYRGEIKLYGEDIKKFKNWQQIGYLEQNAYYKILNFPATVYEIVMSNMFADIGLFKFPNKKHKEKVFEALKLLGMYDYKDRLISKLSGGQIQRVFLARTLVQNPNILILDEPTNGVDIETINFLYDLLQTLNKNKKITIVMVTHDIERMSKISNRVFCFENGTLVELDKNQINMELSHKHKHPDGSSCSC, from the coding sequence ATGGAAAATATAATAAGTTTTAAGAATGTGCATTTCGGATACACTCAAGAGGATATATTAAAGTGCATAAGTTTTGATATAAATAAAGGAGACTTTGTTTCTATTATAGGTTCTAATGGAGCAGGAAAAAGCACTATATTAAAACTTATTTTAGGTGAAATTAATCAATACAGAGGCGAAATAAAACTATACGGTGAAGATATTAAGAAATTTAAGAATTGGCAGCAGATTGGATATTTAGAACAGAATGCATACTACAAAATATTAAATTTCCCTGCAACTGTTTATGAGATAGTAATGTCTAATATGTTTGCAGATATTGGTTTATTTAAGTTTCCAAATAAAAAGCATAAAGAAAAAGTATTTGAAGCATTAAAACTTTTAGGTATGTATGATTATAAAGATAGACTTATATCAAAACTTTCAGGCGGACAGATACAGAGAGTTTTTTTGGCAAGAACTTTAGTACAAAACCCTAATATATTAATATTAGATGAGCCCACTAATGGTGTTGATATTGAAACTATTAATTTTTTATATGATTTGCTTCAAACTCTAAATAAAAATAAAAAAATAACTATTGTAATGGTTACACATGATATTGAGAGAATGTCAAAAATCTCAAATAGAGTGTTCTGTTTTGAAAACGGCACATTAGTAGAACTTGATAAAAATCAAATAAACATGGAATTATCACATAAGCACAAGCATCCAGATGGAAGCAGTTGTTCTTGTTAA
- a CDS encoding metal ABC transporter permease: protein MEIFQYEFMRRAFSVGVLLAIIIPSIGVVVVLKRLSMIGDAISHTSLAGVTFGLVFNINPILASMIFCVLSALSIEFIRKKIARYGEMSIAIIMSFAIGLAGLLSGFVSNNANFNSFLFGSIVAISDFELKLVVIISIISILIFIFLYKEIFYITFNERLAKLSGVPVNRINFIFTILTAIVVSISARAVGALIVSSMMVVPVACSMQLANSYKKTIIYAVLFNLIFTILGIFISYYQGLKPGSTIVLISVISFVLIAIIKFFLNKK from the coding sequence ATGGAAATATTTCAATATGAGTTTATGCGTAGGGCTTTTTCGGTGGGAGTACTTTTAGCTATTATAATACCTTCTATTGGGGTTGTAGTTGTATTAAAAAGGCTTTCTATGATAGGAGATGCTATATCACATACTTCTCTTGCGGGAGTAACTTTTGGGCTTGTGTTTAATATTAATCCAATACTTGCTTCTATGATATTTTGTGTTTTATCTGCTTTATCTATAGAGTTTATAAGAAAAAAAATTGCAAGATATGGTGAGATGTCTATAGCGATAATTATGTCTTTTGCTATTGGTCTTGCTGGGTTGTTATCTGGTTTCGTTTCTAATAATGCTAATTTTAATAGTTTTTTATTTGGAAGCATTGTAGCTATTAGTGATTTTGAATTAAAGCTAGTCGTAATTATAAGTATTATTTCTATATTGATATTTATATTTTTATACAAAGAGATTTTTTATATAACATTCAATGAAAGGCTTGCAAAACTCTCTGGTGTTCCTGTAAACAGGATAAACTTTATTTTTACAATACTTACAGCAATAGTAGTTTCTATATCTGCGAGGGCTGTTGGTGCTTTGATTGTATCATCTATGATGGTAGTTCCTGTTGCTTGTTCTATGCAGCTTGCTAATAGCTATAAAAAAACTATTATTTATGCTGTGTTATTTAATTTAATTTTTACTATTTTAGGAATATTTATTTCATATTATCAAGGATTAAAACCGGGCTCTACTATAGTTTTAATAAGTGTGATAAGTTTTGTATTAATTGCGATAATAAAATTTTTCTTAAACAAAAAATAA
- a CDS encoding class I SAM-dependent methyltransferase: protein MEESRKSIIVDHYINRVNDLNIPDYKVVDWESEEAQNLRFKALIEHFNMSGNVLLDVGCGVGSLAEYIDKNNINLYYIGIDIMPEMVERAKSKTYKNISPQFMTMDFFKKTDIKDDVDYIYTSGIFNLNLGNNEEFLKEAIEAFLLAARKGVCFNLLDISCKEKYGDKYYYYKKDDILLLTQDILKKLNLSYKIHIEDKYLQNDFSVFIDY from the coding sequence ATGGAAGAAAGCAGAAAATCTATAATAGTTGATCATTATATAAATAGAGTAAATGATTTAAATATACCAGATTATAAAGTAGTTGATTGGGAGTCTGAAGAAGCACAGAATTTAAGATTTAAGGCATTAATAGAGCATTTTAATATGAGTGGCAATGTTTTGCTTGATGTTGGGTGCGGAGTTGGAAGTTTGGCTGAATATATAGATAAAAACAATATCAACTTATACTACATAGGTATAGATATTATGCCAGAGATGGTTGAGAGAGCTAAATCAAAAACTTATAAAAATATTAGCCCGCAGTTTATGACTATGGATTTCTTTAAAAAGACTGATATAAAAGATGATGTTGATTATATATACACTTCTGGAATATTTAATTTAAACTTGGGAAACAATGAAGAGTTTTTAAAAGAGGCTATAGAAGCATTTTTGTTGGCAGCAAGAAAGGGAGTTTGCTTTAATTTACTTGATATATCTTGCAAAGAAAAATACGGAGATAAATATTATTATTATAAAAAAGATGATATACTTCTGCTTACTCAAGATATATTAAAAAAGCTTAATTTAAGTTATAAAATACACATAGAAGATAAATATTTACAAAACGATTTTTCTGTGTTTATAGATTATTAA
- a CDS encoding metal ABC transporter solute-binding protein, Zn/Mn family, whose protein sequence is MKNVFYLLLILLSLISCNNNNNQNTTDKLQVYASIYPIYDFAKKIGGEKIDIYNITSAGSEPHDFELTSKDMANLSKANLFIYNGASMEHWADTVKDTIKDLKYLEASSNINNEELDPHFWLSPKKAKVQMENIKNVLAELDSKNADYYNSNYNLYAAKLDELDKSFRDNLQNIKNTNLVVTHPAFGHFCKEYNLNQVAIARDEADAKAMAQTINFIKNNNIKTIFYEDFSSSKLVDSIAKETGVKVSALNPIESLSEEYIKSGEDYFSIMQKNLEAITNGLNN, encoded by the coding sequence ATGAAAAATGTTTTTTATTTATTACTAATATTACTTTCTTTAATCTCTTGTAACAATAATAATAATCAAAACACAACTGACAAACTTCAAGTATATGCAAGTATATATCCTATTTATGATTTCGCTAAAAAAATTGGCGGAGAGAAAATAGATATTTATAATATAACTTCAGCAGGTTCAGAGCCTCATGACTTTGAGCTTACATCAAAAGATATGGCTAATTTAAGCAAGGCTAATCTATTTATATATAATGGTGCTTCAATGGAGCATTGGGCAGACACTGTTAAAGATACAATAAAAGATTTAAAATATTTAGAGGCTTCTTCAAATATCAATAACGAAGAATTAGACCCTCATTTTTGGCTTTCACCTAAAAAAGCAAAAGTTCAAATGGAAAATATAAAAAATGTACTTGCAGAATTAGACAGTAAAAACGCTGATTATTATAATTCTAATTACAATTTATATGCTGCTAAATTAGATGAGCTTGATAAGAGTTTTAGAGATAATTTACAAAACATAAAAAATACTAATTTGGTTGTAACTCACCCTGCATTCGGACACTTTTGTAAAGAATATAATCTTAATCAAGTTGCAATAGCAAGAGATGAAGCTGACGCTAAAGCCATGGCTCAAACAATTAATTTCATAAAAAACAATAATATTAAAACTATATTTTATGAAGACTTCTCAAGTTCTAAGCTTGTAGATTCTATTGCAAAAGAAACAGGAGTAAAAGTGAGTGCATTAAACCCTATAGAGTCTTTAAGTGAAGAATATATTAAATCTGGAGAAGACTATTTCTCTATAATGCAGAAGAATCTAGAAGCTATAACAAATGGTCTTAATAATTAA